The stretch of DNA AACAACCGGCGATCGCTCCAACGCCGCCCCGGCGCGGTACGCGTGCTGAGCGCGGTCGCCGCGGTGGTGACCGTCGGGGTCTTCCCGGTGTTCCTGGTCGGCGGGCTCGGCGTGCAGCTGCAGCGGGAGCTGGATTTCGGCGCAGCGCTGCTCGGCGTGGCCACCGCCGGGTTCTTCGGCGTCGCCGCGCTGGCGTCGCGTTCGATGGGCTGGGTGGTGGAGCGCATCGGCTCCCGGCTGGCGATGCGGCTGGGCGCGGCGGGCAGCGCCGCCTGCCTGTTCGGGATGGCCGCCGTGCAGCACTCGGGCTGGCTCGTCGCGCTGCTGTGGATTGCCGGGTTGCCCAACTCGCTCGCGCAGCCCGCGGCGAACCTGCTGGTCACCCAAGGTGTTCCGGCTGCCAGGCGCGGCATGGGCTTCGGCGTGAAGCAGTCCTCCATCCCGGTCGCCACGCTGCTGGCGGGCGCGGCGGTACCGGCGATCGCGCTGACCATCGGCTGGCGCTGGGTGTTCGTGTTCGGCGGGCTGCTCGGGCTGCTGGCCGCGTTCGCGGTGCCTGCGCTGGCGGAGGCGGAGCGCTCGTCGCGGGCGTCTTCGGCTGAATCGTCCGGCGATTCGAAGTTCGTGCCGCTGCTGTTGCTGGCCATCGCAGGAGGGCTGGGGTCGGCGGCGGCCAACGCGCTCGGCTCGTTCGTCACCACCACCGCCGTCGAAGTCGGGTTCAGCCCGTCCGCGGCGGGGCTGGTGCTGTCGTTGGGTTCCGCGGCCGGTCTGACGATCCGGCTGGGGGCCGGGGTGGTCGCGGATCGCTGGAACCCGAACCTGCTGCGGCTGATCACGGCGATGCTGCTGGTCGGCTCGGTCGGTTACGTACTGATGGGGGCGGGTTCGGCCGAGCTGTTCCTGCTCGGGGTGTCGGTCGGCTTCGGTGCCGGGTGGGCGTGGCCTGGGCTGCTGAACTTCGCCGTCGCCCGCATCGCGCCGGACCGGGTGGCGAGCGCGACCTCGTTCACCCAGACCGGGATCTACCTGGGCGGCAGCGCCGGGCCGCTGCTGTTCGGCTTCTTCGCCGAGCACGCTGGTCTCGGCGCCGCCTGGCTGGCGGCCGGAACCGCCGCGGTCGTCGCCGGTGTCCTGCTGCTGTTCATCCGCACTCCCCGCTCCTGACCCACCGGAGGCGCCGACGATCGAGCGGCCCGCGCACGCACGGCCATCCGGACGGCCGACACGCCGACGCGTCACCCGACCCGCGTAATCTCGTTCGGAGTGCGAAGGGGCTTTCGCCCCGTCCGATGGGGCCGACAGGTCCTTCACTCGGCTACTCGTGCCGAGCCGGTTTGCGTGCGACACCGCCGTGCAGGATGCGGTAGTGGGGGTGCGCGGGCGCTCCCGGATCCGGACGCCAATCGCTCACGCAGCAGGTGCCCGGCCCGAGCCGGTCGAACCCGCCGAAGCACTCGTCGATCCACTCCGGCGACCGGTCCACCAGCGGATCCGCCGTGTCCGCGTAGAAATTCGCCAGCAAGTGCATCGGAGCGGGCTGCTCGCCCCCGGTGACGTGCGAGATCACCAGCCCGCTGCCCGGCGGCACCGCCCGCTGGTAGGTGCGCACCAAGCCGTGCGGGTCGTCGCCGTCGTCCAGGAAGTGCAGCACCGCCGACATCAGCACCCCCACCGGCTGAGCGAGGTCGAGCAGCGCGGCGGTTTCCGGCGCGTTCAGCACGGACCCGGGTTCGCGGAGGTCCGCGCGGATGATCTCCGCCCGCGGTTCGGCGGCCAGCAGCGGTTTGCTGTGCGCGACGGTCAGCGGCTCGTTGTCCACGTACAGCACCCGGAACCGGCCGGTGCGCCTGCGCGCGACCTCGTGCACGTGCCCGATCGTCGGAATGCCCGAACCCAGATCCAGGAACTGCCGCACCCCGCGGGCCAGCAGGTACTCCACGGCACGCCGCAGGAACGCCCGGTTGTCCCGGAAAACCCCGGTCACCCCGGGCAGCGCCAGCTCGAGCCGTTCGGCGAACCGCCGCTCGACGCCGAAGTTGTGCGAGCCGCCGAGGAAGGCGTCGTAGATCCGCGCCGCGCAGGGCCGGTCGATGTCCATCTCCCTGGACAGCAGGCGCTGCGCTTCGGTCATGGTGTGCTCCTCGTTCGATCGCCGGCACCGTACAGTAGCCACGTGGTGACGAACTGTGTCGAACCGTCCGCCCCCAGGCGCGTCCGCTGTTCGACCGAACCGCAGTCGCGACGGCACCGGCTACGTCCGATCGGGCGGTATGGTCGCGACGCCAGATGTCGATATGCGCATGTGGGCGAAATCCGATAGCCAGGAGGTGTTCGTTGAGCGAAGTCCGTGCCGTGGTGGCGACCGGCAAGGGAGCCCCCGTCGAGGTCGTCGACATCCGGGTCCCGGACCCGGGCCCGGGCGAGGCCGTGGTGGCCGTGCAGGCGTGCGGGGTCTGCCACACCGACCTGCACTACCGGGAAGGCGGCATCAGCGACGACTACCCGTTCCTGCTCGGCCACGAGGCCGCAGGTGTCGTGGAGTCGGTCGGCGATGGCGTCCAGGATCTTGAGCCGGGCGATTTCGTGGTGCTCAACTGGCGCGCCGTCTGCGGCGTGTGCCGGGCGTGCAAGCGCGGACGTCCGCAGTACTGCTTCGACACGCACAACGCCGCGCAGCCTATGACGCTGACCGACGGCACCCCGTTGGAACCGGCGCTGGGCATCGGCGCCTTCGCGGAGAAGACGCTGGTCCACTCGGGACAGTGCACGAAGGTCGACCCGTCCGCGCGGCCCGCGGTGGCCGGGCTGCTGGGCTGCGGCGTGATGGCCGGCATCGGCGCCGCGGTCAACACCGGGCACGCCGGTCCCGGCGACACGGTGGCCGTGATCGGCTGCGGCGGTGTCGGCGACGGCTCGGTGGCCGGCGCGAACATGGCCGGTGCGCGGCGGATCATCGCCGTGGACAAGGACCCGAAGAAGCTGGACTGGGCCAAGCAGTTCGGTGCCACGC from Saccharopolyspora sp. SCSIO 74807 encodes:
- a CDS encoding MFS transporter gives rise to the protein MSAAVINNRRSLQRRPGAVRVLSAVAAVVTVGVFPVFLVGGLGVQLQRELDFGAALLGVATAGFFGVAALASRSMGWVVERIGSRLAMRLGAAGSAACLFGMAAVQHSGWLVALLWIAGLPNSLAQPAANLLVTQGVPAARRGMGFGVKQSSIPVATLLAGAAVPAIALTIGWRWVFVFGGLLGLLAAFAVPALAEAERSSRASSAESSGDSKFVPLLLLAIAGGLGSAAANALGSFVTTTAVEVGFSPSAAGLVLSLGSAAGLTIRLGAGVVADRWNPNLLRLITAMLLVGSVGYVLMGAGSAELFLLGVSVGFGAGWAWPGLLNFAVARIAPDRVASATSFTQTGIYLGGSAGPLLFGFFAEHAGLGAAWLAAGTAAVVAGVLLLFIRTPRS
- a CDS encoding SAM-dependent methyltransferase; this translates as MTEAQRLLSREMDIDRPCAARIYDAFLGGSHNFGVERRFAERLELALPGVTGVFRDNRAFLRRAVEYLLARGVRQFLDLGSGIPTIGHVHEVARRRTGRFRVLYVDNEPLTVAHSKPLLAAEPRAEIIRADLREPGSVLNAPETAALLDLAQPVGVLMSAVLHFLDDGDDPHGLVRTYQRAVPPGSGLVISHVTGGEQPAPMHLLANFYADTADPLVDRSPEWIDECFGGFDRLGPGTCCVSDWRPDPGAPAHPHYRILHGGVARKPARHE
- a CDS encoding S-(hydroxymethyl)mycothiol dehydrogenase, encoding MSEVRAVVATGKGAPVEVVDIRVPDPGPGEAVVAVQACGVCHTDLHYREGGISDDYPFLLGHEAAGVVESVGDGVQDLEPGDFVVLNWRAVCGVCRACKRGRPQYCFDTHNAAQPMTLTDGTPLEPALGIGAFAEKTLVHSGQCTKVDPSARPAVAGLLGCGVMAGIGAAVNTGHAGPGDTVAVIGCGGVGDGSVAGANMAGARRIIAVDKDPKKLDWAKQFGATHTVNAGEQDTVEAIRELTDGFGADLVVDAVGVPETYKQAFYARDLAGTVVLVGVPTPEMRLELPLLDVFARGGSLKSAWYGDCLPSRDFPMLVELYQQGRLPLEKFVTEQIALDQVESAFSKMHAGDVLRSVVVF